Part of the Pseudomonas baltica genome is shown below.
TCCCTCCCTCGCGGGCGGAGTTGATTCAAGTCATACACGTTGCCGCAAGTCGGGGGGACGGATCAAGCGCCAATCCGGAGCGGATCATTGAGCTGTACTTCTCGCCATCGGCGAGCTGCTCGCTTGCAACGAACCGTTGAATGGGCCGGCCGATGGATTCAATCCTGTTGAGCCATACGAAGTGTTACGGCGTGACGGCTCGGGGGCTTGACGTGCCACAAAGGGTCCTTTGCCCCCGCCCCCCGGGTTGCGGGTAATTCGAACCCCGGTCTTCCACTATTTGTGACTTTTTTTGAGGGCGGGGCGGTTCCGGTTCCGGTTCGGGTGAAAAATGGCGAGTCAGGTCGAAGTAGCGGCCCATTTGGACCTGAGCGACCGTCAGATCAGAAATCTGATCACAGACGGCGTATTACCGGCATCTAAGGGGCGAGGCGGGATGGACGTTGACGCCTGTCGCAGCGCTTATATCGCATATTTAAGGGGCGTTGGCAGCGGTCAGGTGAAGGTGGAACCCACCCCGCCTAATATTGAGGGTTTAGACCCGCTGCTCGAGTACAAACTGATGGAAGAGCGGCGCGGTTTAACCGCTGCTCAGCGGATCGCCCAAGAAAAGAAAAACCAAGTTGCCGATAAAACACTCGTCCCCGTCGAGTTCAGCACTTTTGCTCTCGCCAAAGTTTCTGCACAAATCGGCTCGGTGCTCGACACCGTAGCCTTGAAGGTCAAGCGTAAACATCCCGATATCGATGTGCGTCATGTCGAGGCGTTACAGCGTGAGGTCGCGCTTGCGAGAAATATAGCCGCCGAACTGGGCGACCAACTGCCGGAGATACTTGATGAATACCTCGCATCCTTGGATGAGTGACCTGAAAAAGGCATTTAAAAAAGGGTTGCAGGCGCTGTTTAAAGAACCTCCACTGACGTGTGTTGCCTGGGCAGACACGCATTTCTATCTTTCGTCCGAGTCTTCCTATCAGGAGGGGAAGTGGGAAACCGCCCCCTTCCAGATTGCCCCACTGAATGCTATGGGCAA
Proteins encoded:
- a CDS encoding terminase small subunit, producing MDVDACRSAYIAYLRGVGSGQVKVEPTPPNIEGLDPLLEYKLMEERRGLTAAQRIAQEKKNQVADKTLVPVEFSTFALAKVSAQIGSVLDTVALKVKRKHPDIDVRHVEALQREVALARNIAAELGDQLPEILDEYLASLDE